The Miscanthus floridulus cultivar M001 chromosome 17, ASM1932011v1, whole genome shotgun sequence genome has a window encoding:
- the LOC136517108 gene encoding heavy metal-associated isoprenylated plant protein 3-like: MKTKKGGGAEDERRTEATTKTAKKKGDGDEAAAAVVLRMELHCDGCALKVRKAIKGAQGAESVRTDVAAGTVTVAGKADPWDLRDRIQARMARHKPAIDIAFVSPANPPRPPPKPKQQGRRSINKNKDDGAAAKDSKGKGRHDKDGNKLMPPPESTVVLNIQLHCKGCTDRIKRKANKIEGVKQVTVDTGREQVTVKGTMDAKALPDVLSAKLKRRVTTVVVPPMTNKKKVKAAAATDGGGDNHDGNTEQGEASSTAGGAKKKNQNWKKQQRGEAAAVPGYDHDDEMASWMSEEQQYPMTIFPASYGRGGSVGPSYRVELLQGPQPFSDENPNACSLM; the protein is encoded by the exons ATGAAGACGAAGAAAGGCGGCGGTGCAGAAGACGAGCGGCGGACAGAGGCGACAACCAAGACGGCGAAGAAGAAGGGCGACGGTGATGAAGCAGCAGCGGCAGTGGTGCTGAGGATGGAGCTGCACTGCGACGGGTGCGCGCTCAAGGTGAGGAAAGCCATCAAGGGCGCGCAGGGCGCGGAGAGCGTGAGGACGGACGTGGCGGCGGGCACAGTGACGGTGGCCGGCAAGGCCGACCCCTGGGACCTTAGGGACCGCATCCAGGCCAGGATGGCGCGGCACAAGCCCGCCATCGATATCGCTTTCGTCTCCCCGGCCAATCCCCCTCGACCTCCGCCCAAGCCCAAGCAGCAGGGGCGGCGGAGTATCAACAAGAACAAGGACGACGGCGCCGCCGCAAAGGACAGCAAGGGCAAAGGCCGCCATGACAAGGACGGCAACAAACTG ATGCCGCCGCCGGAATCGACGGTGGTGCTCAACATCCAGCTTCACTGCAAAGGCTGCACTGACCGGATCAAACGCAAAGCCAACAAGATCGAAGGGGTGAAGCAGGTGACCGTCGACACGGGCAGGGAGCAGGTGACCGTGAAGGGCACCATGGACGCCAAGGCCCTCCCCGACGTCCTCAGCGCCAAGCTCAAGCGGCGGGTCACCACCGTGGTGGTCCCGCCCATGACCAACAAGAAGAAGGTCAAGGCCGCCGCTGCTACTGATGGTGGCGGCGATAACCATGATGGCAACACGGAGCAGGGTGAGGCcagcagtactgctggtggcgcCAAGAAGAAGAACCAGAACTGGAAGAAACAGCAGCGAGGAGAGGCCGCAGCTGTACCCGGCTATGACCACGACGACGAGATGGCTTCTTGGATGTCGGAGGAGCAGCAGTACCCGATGACGATATTCCCGGCGTCGTACGGAAGAGGAGGATCAGTAGGGCCATCTTACCGCGTCGAGTTGCTGCAGGGGCCGCAGCCGTTCAGCGATGAGAACCCCAATGCATGCTCCCTCATGTGA